From Microcystis aeruginosa NIES-2549, a single genomic window includes:
- a CDS encoding nitroreductase family protein, with translation MTLPLDVPTAINQRRSIKNFTTDPIAPELLKTLVELTVAAPSSFNIQDWRIILVQDEAQKAALAEAAWGQKQIIQAPVTFVFAADAAAGGGDLTPIYEQALSTGAWSEGTVKYFKQAIPGFQKDLGEKTREYAIKDAMIAATHLVLAAESLGLSSCFLNGWIEDKVKAVIGAADHPDLAIAVVVPIGYAAEPRLNPGRLPLNYNVFVDRLGNPYQV, from the coding sequence ATGACCTTGCCTCTCGATGTTCCCACGGCGATTAATCAACGTCGTTCTATTAAAAATTTTACCACCGATCCGATCGCCCCAGAACTGCTGAAAACCCTGGTAGAATTAACCGTTGCTGCACCTAGTAGTTTCAACATCCAAGATTGGCGAATTATTTTAGTACAAGATGAGGCACAAAAGGCCGCTTTAGCCGAGGCCGCTTGGGGACAAAAGCAAATTATCCAAGCGCCGGTTACTTTTGTTTTCGCTGCCGATGCTGCCGCAGGAGGAGGAGATCTAACTCCTATCTATGAACAGGCTCTCAGTACAGGTGCCTGGAGCGAAGGCACGGTAAAATATTTTAAACAGGCAATCCCGGGATTTCAAAAGGATTTGGGCGAAAAAACCCGGGAATATGCGATTAAAGATGCGATGATTGCCGCTACTCATCTGGTTTTAGCTGCTGAAAGTCTCGGTTTATCTAGTTGTTTTCTCAACGGTTGGATCGAGGATAAGGTAAAAGCTGTGATCGGTGCTGCCGATCATCCCGATCTGGCGATCGCTGTTGTCGTTCCCATCGGTTACGCGGCGGAACCGCGGCTTAATCCAGGGCGTTTACCCTTAAATTACAATGTTTTTGTGGATCGCTTGGGTAATCCCTATCAAGTCTAA
- a CDS encoding AmpG family muropeptide MFS transporter — translation MIKEISAYLQVFRSQKMAALLFLGFASGLPLLLTSRTLQAWMTTEGVDLKSIGLFSLVTLPYSLKFLWSPLLDRYLPPLLGRRRGWIFIAQICLTLAIGCMAFQQPQRSLELLAINALLIAFFSASQDIAYDAYRTDILEKWEMGAGVAIGVLGYRLALILTGSIALILADHFPWPLVYLFLAGLMALTIIWSFFAPATTPRDDHPQTLLEAVWLPFWEFFQRYQIGQGIGILAFIVLYRLGDALVNNMVTPFLLKTGFSQTDIGAIQGGMGMIATMVGVLLGGSLLSRWGINRSLWIFGVLQALSNLAYFILANLGQNYPFMVLAINIENFCGGLGTAAFVAFLMSLCNARFTATQYALLSSLMAFSRDILVAPAGVVAEVIGWQWFFLITVIAALPGLALLPLFAPWQEQN, via the coding sequence ATGATCAAAGAAATTTCCGCTTATTTGCAAGTGTTCCGCAGTCAAAAAATGGCGGCTTTGTTATTCTTAGGTTTCGCTTCCGGATTGCCCTTATTGCTCACCAGTCGCACCCTGCAAGCTTGGATGACCACCGAAGGAGTTGATCTGAAATCGATCGGTTTATTTAGTTTAGTCACCCTCCCCTACTCTCTCAAATTTCTTTGGTCTCCCTTACTCGATCGCTATCTTCCCCCGCTGCTTGGTCGTCGTCGCGGTTGGATTTTCATCGCTCAAATTTGTTTAACTTTAGCGATTGGTTGCATGGCTTTTCAACAACCGCAACGATCTTTAGAATTATTGGCAATTAATGCTTTACTGATCGCTTTTTTTAGTGCCAGCCAAGATATTGCCTACGATGCCTATCGCACAGATATTTTAGAAAAATGGGAGATGGGTGCTGGGGTGGCGATCGGGGTTTTAGGTTATCGTTTGGCTTTAATTTTAACTGGTTCGATCGCTTTAATTTTAGCCGATCACTTTCCCTGGCCTCTAGTCTATCTTTTCCTGGCTGGATTGATGGCTTTAACGATTATTTGGTCTTTTTTCGCCCCAGCTACTACCCCTAGAGATGATCATCCCCAAACTCTTTTAGAGGCGGTTTGGTTGCCTTTCTGGGAGTTTTTTCAACGCTATCAAATAGGTCAAGGAATCGGCATTCTCGCCTTTATTGTTCTCTATCGTTTAGGGGATGCTTTAGTTAATAATATGGTGACTCCTTTTCTCTTAAAAACTGGTTTCAGTCAAACCGATATCGGAGCGATCCAAGGCGGCATGGGCATGATAGCAACTATGGTGGGAGTTTTATTAGGTGGTTCCCTGTTAAGTCGTTGGGGAATTAATCGATCGCTCTGGATTTTTGGGGTCTTGCAAGCTCTTAGTAATTTAGCCTATTTTATTTTAGCAAATTTAGGGCAAAATTATCCTTTTATGGTCTTAGCTATTAATATTGAAAACTTCTGCGGTGGCTTAGGAACTGCCGCTTTTGTGGCTTTTTTAATGAGTCTTTGTAATGCTCGTTTTACCGCTACTCAGTACGCCCTTTTATCAAGTTTAATGGCCTTTAGTCGCGATATTTTGGTGGCTCCCGCCGGAGTTGTAGCCGAGGTGATCGGTTGGCAGTGGTTCTTTTTAATCACGGTAATTGCCGCTTTACCTGGGTTAGCTTTATTGCCTTTATTTGCCCCTTGGCAAGAGCAGAATTAA
- a CDS encoding plasmid replication protein, CyRepA1 family, with protein sequence MKYLEEWRGSGVDAELIDLNVTGLAGLSPSEYLLYSQELPRRNDGRVRDSILKRYEHTSQGGWWCSGIDLLTGNYDTWGCFKPDFPRLSFDKAKPIKYEHPPQTPTGVFALRVPLKIWQRIAQSINVNILPEEVDNKQEDLGFWSWVIKHPEIPICLTEGAKKAGALLTAGYVTIALPGIHNGYRTPKDELGRRIGKSHLIPQLEKLANSGRKIYLVFDQETKPKTQQAVNLALRRMGYLFSQANCEVKVVAWDAADGKGVDDLLINRGEDYFQQVYQKATSWEIWKATNLNSLTLPPHLELNSRYLPDISIPTSAQLVAIQSAKGTGKTEFLAKIVKQAIANQQKVLVIGHRVKLVEELCQRFGLNYISKIRDNPAAQIYGYGLCIDSLHPQSQAKFQAEDWQGSIIIIDEIEQVLWHGLNGDTCKTNRVAILKSLKSLLQTVVSSGGKVLVADADLSDISLDYLTSLAAIKLETFLISNEWKPSYQEAWRVYNYSDNTPHQLIKHLVKHIKEGGKPFVCLSAQKLTSKWGTITLESYLKKQFPHKKVLRIDSESLQDSSHAAYQAIGNLNQLLLNYDIVLASPAIETGISIDIQQHFSSVWCIAQGIQTPTSIAQFLGRIRENIPRYIWSAVYGFNQVGNGSTSIPKLLTSGHRLTEVNIRLLHQSDLESLEDLDTSFQAESLLCWAKMAVRVNAYMLNYRQSILGILQAEGHRIKERNQEEELDITNQLTAAIEEIMEHNYRSECDAIANAAEITESECRLLKKQLVKSVKERRIIRKYDLYKRYGIPVTPQLVIKDDQGWYQELRLHYFLTIGRQFLCDRDALIARKLIESGHGSLFIPDFNSSQLGVIIGTLELLGIPVLLANPERELNNHDADLQKMAEIAIKNRNEIKTITKINLSNTSRPLTIIRNFLNLLGYQLTSKGSQRIAKKYLKVYQIVAPYDGREQVFQQWLFRDEKCAGSSEIWYE encoded by the coding sequence ATGAAATATTTAGAAGAATGGCGTGGTAGCGGGGTGGACGCGGAGTTAATTGATCTCAATGTCACTGGTTTAGCGGGGTTATCTCCCAGTGAATACCTACTCTACTCCCAAGAATTACCGCGACGCAATGATGGCAGGGTTAGGGATAGTATTCTCAAGCGTTATGAACATACCAGTCAAGGCGGTTGGTGGTGTTCAGGAATTGACTTATTAACGGGTAATTATGACACTTGGGGCTGTTTTAAGCCCGATTTTCCCCGTTTAAGCTTCGATAAGGCTAAACCGATTAAGTACGAACATCCTCCCCAAACCCCTACGGGAGTCTTTGCTTTGCGGGTTCCCCTGAAAATTTGGCAAAGGATAGCCCAGTCTATCAATGTTAATATTTTACCTGAAGAAGTGGATAATAAGCAAGAGGATCTCGGTTTTTGGTCGTGGGTAATTAAACATCCAGAGATACCTATTTGTCTTACGGAAGGGGCAAAAAAAGCGGGGGCTTTACTAACAGCAGGTTATGTAACAATTGCCTTACCCGGGATTCACAATGGTTATCGTACTCCCAAGGACGAATTAGGTAGGAGAATCGGCAAATCTCATTTAATTCCGCAGCTAGAAAAATTAGCTAACTCTGGACGAAAGATTTATCTAGTTTTTGATCAAGAAACTAAACCGAAAACCCAACAAGCGGTTAATTTAGCTTTACGGAGAATGGGTTATCTATTCAGTCAGGCTAACTGTGAGGTAAAGGTAGTTGCTTGGGATGCTGCTGACGGTAAAGGGGTGGATGATTTACTAATCAATCGAGGAGAAGATTACTTTCAACAAGTCTATCAAAAAGCTACTTCTTGGGAGATTTGGAAAGCAACGAATTTAAATAGTTTAACTCTCCCACCTCATCTAGAGTTAAATAGCCGTTACTTGCCAGATATTTCTATCCCTACATCAGCGCAGTTAGTGGCGATTCAATCGGCTAAAGGTACGGGTAAAACTGAGTTTTTAGCCAAGATAGTTAAACAAGCTATTGCCAATCAACAAAAAGTTTTAGTTATCGGTCATCGGGTTAAACTGGTAGAGGAGTTATGTCAACGCTTTGGTTTAAACTATATCAGCAAAATTAGGGATAATCCTGCGGCACAAATTTACGGTTATGGTTTATGTATTGACTCTCTCCATCCCCAATCACAAGCTAAATTTCAAGCGGAAGATTGGCAAGGCTCTATTATTATTATCGATGAGATCGAACAAGTTCTATGGCATGGTTTAAATGGGGATACTTGTAAAACTAATCGTGTAGCAATTTTAAAGTCTTTAAAGTCTCTGCTGCAAACTGTGGTCAGCAGTGGGGGAAAAGTCCTAGTTGCCGATGCTGATTTAAGTGATATTTCCCTAGATTATTTAACTTCTTTAGCTGCAATTAAATTAGAAACTTTCTTGATTAGTAACGAGTGGAAACCTAGTTATCAGGAAGCTTGGCGAGTTTATAACTACTCTGATAATACTCCTCACCAGCTAATTAAGCATCTAGTAAAACATATTAAAGAGGGAGGAAAACCTTTTGTTTGTCTATCAGCACAAAAGTTAACCAGTAAATGGGGTACAATTACCCTAGAATCCTATCTCAAAAAACAATTTCCCCACAAGAAAGTTCTGCGAATAGATTCAGAGTCATTGCAAGATTCTAGTCACGCTGCCTATCAAGCGATTGGCAATTTAAATCAGTTGTTACTTAACTATGATATAGTTCTAGCTAGTCCCGCGATCGAAACGGGAATTAGTATTGATATTCAGCAGCACTTTTCCTCGGTTTGGTGTATAGCACAGGGAATTCAAACTCCCACTTCTATCGCTCAATTTTTAGGGAGAATTAGAGAGAATATTCCTCGTTATATTTGGTCAGCAGTGTACGGATTTAATCAGGTGGGTAATGGTTCCACTTCTATCCCCAAACTTCTCACCTCTGGACACCGATTAACCGAGGTTAATATTCGCTTACTACACCAATCAGATTTAGAATCTCTAGAGGATTTAGATACAAGTTTTCAAGCGGAATCTCTCCTCTGCTGGGCTAAAATGGCCGTGCGAGTCAATGCTTATATGCTTAATTATCGTCAGTCAATTCTAGGGATTTTACAAGCAGAAGGTCATAGAATTAAAGAACGAAATCAGGAAGAAGAACTAGACATAACTAATCAGTTAACGGCAGCAATTGAGGAGATTATGGAACATAATTATCGTTCTGAATGCGATGCGATTGCCAACGCAGCTGAGATAACGGAATCAGAGTGTCGTCTGCTAAAAAAACAGTTAGTTAAGTCAGTAAAAGAAAGGAGAATTATTAGAAAATATGACCTATATAAACGCTATGGAATCCCCGTCACACCGCAATTAGTGATTAAAGATGACCAAGGATGGTATCAAGAACTACGTCTACATTACTTTTTGACAATCGGGCGACAATTTTTGTGTGATCGAGATGCTTTAATTGCGCGTAAACTGATAGAATCAGGTCACGGAAGTTTATTTATTCCCGATTTTAATAGCAGTCAATTAGGAGTGATTATCGGGACGTTAGAATTGTTGGGAATTCCCGTATTATTAGCTAACCCTGAGAGAGAATTAAATAATCATGATGCCGATTTACAAAAAATGGCGGAAATCGCCATTAAAAACCGTAACGAGATTAAAACTATCACCAAGATTAACCTCTCTAATACTTCCCGTCCTCTGACGATTATTCGTAATTTTTTAAACTTGTTAGGTTATCAATTAACCAGCAAGGGCAGCCAGAGAATTGCTAAAAAATACCTAAAAGTTTATCAGATTGTTGCACCTTATGATGGGAGAGAACAAGTGTTTCAACAATGGTTATTTAGAGACGAAAAATGTGCGGGAAGTTCTGAGATTTGGTATGAATAA
- a CDS encoding LCP family protein, whose product MVNKTKSRLKSGKSSKLAAKPVKKRRLSRKWFLTVLGLTSCALVSATVGAMLAVSLSSTPLRQAALSPEEAAAFNNQQAISYENLQLPALNRPVNILVVGAKVLTSDVKEAQTPDLGYHAPVNSLEGLTDTMLLLRFDPQRQKLTMLSIPRDTRTDIEGYGEKKINEANAIGGPALTAETVSHLLDGVAIDRYIRINVQGVEKLIDALGGVTVYVPKDMKYQDFSQHLYIDLKKGEQHLNGEKFLQFARFRYDANGDIGRIQRQQQLMRSLVEQTLKPATLLKIPDIIEVIRTHIDTNLSLEELLALAGFASKTQRTDVQMLLLPGDFNGDGRQGISYWLPNQSKIQELVAQHFNHGFFMADIEETTQPTRIAVEDSIDNPEAVQTLIRYLRSLGYENVFVSKSSSPILETTKIIAQKGDNSLAASLHNSLGVGEVLVESTGNLASDVTIKIGQDWQEKSANLSELSPGN is encoded by the coding sequence GTGGTTAATAAGACAAAATCAAGGCTTAAAAGCGGAAAATCAAGCAAATTAGCGGCTAAACCAGTGAAAAAGCGGCGATTGTCGCGTAAATGGTTCCTGACAGTCCTAGGCTTAACCAGCTGCGCCCTAGTTTCCGCAACGGTGGGGGCTATGTTGGCCGTGTCTCTCTCCTCCACACCTTTGCGACAAGCGGCTCTTAGTCCCGAAGAAGCCGCCGCTTTTAACAATCAGCAGGCCATATCCTATGAAAATCTGCAACTTCCCGCCCTCAACCGTCCCGTTAATATTCTGGTAGTCGGCGCGAAAGTGTTGACATCCGATGTCAAGGAGGCACAAACCCCAGATCTGGGTTATCATGCCCCGGTTAATTCCTTGGAGGGTTTAACCGATACCATGCTGTTACTGCGTTTTGACCCCCAAAGACAGAAGTTAACCATGCTTTCCATCCCCCGGGATACCCGCACCGATATCGAGGGTTACGGGGAGAAAAAAATCAATGAAGCTAACGCTATCGGGGGACCTGCTTTAACGGCGGAAACGGTTAGTCATCTTTTAGACGGAGTCGCTATCGATCGCTATATTCGCATTAATGTGCAGGGTGTGGAAAAATTAATTGATGCTTTGGGGGGGGTGACGGTATATGTTCCCAAAGACATGAAGTACCAAGATTTTAGTCAACACCTCTACATTGACCTGAAAAAAGGGGAACAACACCTTAACGGCGAGAAATTCCTCCAGTTTGCCCGTTTTCGTTACGATGCTAACGGCGATATCGGTCGTATCCAACGACAACAGCAATTAATGCGGTCTTTAGTAGAACAAACCCTAAAACCAGCAACTTTACTGAAAATTCCCGATATTATCGAGGTTATCCGCACTCATATCGATACTAATCTCAGTTTAGAGGAGTTACTCGCCCTAGCCGGTTTTGCCTCTAAAACTCAGCGCACTGATGTGCAAATGCTACTGCTACCCGGAGACTTTAATGGTGATGGTCGGCAAGGGATCAGTTATTGGCTACCCAATCAAAGTAAAATTCAAGAGCTAGTGGCTCAACATTTTAACCACGGCTTTTTTATGGCTGACATCGAGGAAACCACGCAACCGACTCGCATAGCTGTGGAAGATAGCATCGATAATCCAGAAGCGGTGCAAACTCTAATTAGATATCTGCGCTCATTGGGTTATGAAAATGTTTTTGTCTCTAAGTCTTCATCGCCAATTCTAGAAACTACCAAAATTATTGCTCAAAAAGGGGATAATTCCCTCGCTGCTTCCCTGCATAATAGCCTTGGTGTCGGGGAAGTTTTGGTGGAAAGTACAGGGAATCTCGCTTCTGATGTGACGATTAAAATCGGTCAAGATTGGCAAGAAAAATCAGCTAATCTTTCTGAGCTATCCCCTGGCAACTAA
- a CDS encoding GNAT family N-acetyltransferase, with the protein MIKVDSCFISYLLSHPSDSEATGDSAAITVEVRLAQSQDIKSLAEILTDSFFPTANYWSFLRSIFKLGIYEDLRGRLRGDTPYYHCLVVSQTSVTATGSQEVIVATAEISLKSSSFLAVPIPYISNLAVSPDRRRAGLARRLLLKCEQIAREWGFEELSLHVLDNNLAARSLYLSSGYRLQKTDGWLVNWLFNRPQKLFLHKKISQ; encoded by the coding sequence GTGATTAAAGTGGACTCCTGTTTTATCTCATACCTATTGTCTCATCCCTCCGACTCGGAAGCGACCGGTGACAGTGCCGCCATTACCGTCGAGGTGCGTTTGGCCCAAAGCCAAGATATCAAAAGCTTGGCGGAGATTCTCACCGATAGTTTTTTTCCCACGGCCAATTATTGGTCTTTTCTGCGTTCTATCTTTAAATTAGGCATTTACGAGGACTTACGGGGACGATTGCGCGGTGATACCCCTTACTATCACTGTCTGGTAGTCAGTCAAACCAGTGTCACCGCCACGGGTTCTCAGGAAGTTATTGTCGCTACGGCGGAAATCAGCTTAAAATCCAGTTCTTTTTTAGCTGTTCCCATTCCTTATATTTCTAATTTAGCCGTTAGTCCCGATCGCCGGCGTGCCGGTCTGGCCCGGAGATTGCTGCTCAAGTGTGAACAGATCGCTAGAGAATGGGGTTTTGAGGAACTTTCCCTCCATGTTCTCGATAATAATCTAGCAGCCCGGTCACTGTACTTAAGTAGCGGTTATCGTCTCCAAAAAACCGACGGTTGGTTGGTCAATTGGTTATTTAATCGACCACAAAAGTTATTTCTGCACAAAAAAATCAGCCAATGA
- a CDS encoding PP2C family protein-serine/threonine phosphatase, which produces MLSEPEPRDTLTTATVNMGDQSADIKPILALKELVASLYREQNKVQNLLSSLGFALRSFNNLNQFLDLTPLMAARVADAEGGALILSKNNGQVALDQLHCQDNQINGELRRQLEAIIRQLNQEATLENKNNRSLLDSLDHKIRQTLGQGTQVYSTPVLVKNSERGRLYVFSRDPDYGWTPTRRKLLQLVADQTAVAIANNELTIELRAKERQDRELEIASEIQNRLLPRQCPKIQGVELAAHCKTANRVGGDYYDFIPCNYDQFKPATEAEMEASTAPWSIVIGDVMGKGVPAGLLMTMTRGMLRAEVLNRHSPAQILRHLNRVMYADLDNSHRFVTLFYSEYDPLTQRLGYSNAAHYPTLWWRAKRGELESLDTEGTLVGLEADSIYDDAQVQLEAGDTLIYYTDGFTDAVNSKGERFDQKNWLSAVKEACQQYTDPEQILEYLFGTVAAFTGLESDGSDDMTLVVMRVKSEE; this is translated from the coding sequence ATGCTTTCTGAGCCGGAACCGAGGGACACTCTCACCACTGCCACCGTCAATATGGGCGATCAAAGTGCCGATATTAAGCCAATTTTAGCCTTAAAAGAGTTGGTCGCCAGTTTATATCGTGAACAAAACAAAGTTCAAAATCTCTTAAGTTCCCTCGGTTTTGCCCTGCGGAGTTTCAATAATTTAAACCAATTCCTCGATCTTACCCCCTTGATGGCCGCACGAGTGGCAGACGCGGAGGGAGGGGCGTTGATTTTGAGCAAAAATAACGGTCAAGTGGCGCTTGATCAACTGCATTGCCAAGATAATCAAATTAATGGGGAACTCCGCCGACAATTAGAGGCAATTATCCGACAATTAAACCAAGAAGCGACACTTGAGAACAAAAACAATCGATCGCTTCTCGATAGTCTCGACCATAAAATCCGGCAAACTCTCGGACAGGGTACGCAGGTTTATAGTACACCTGTTTTGGTAAAAAATAGTGAGCGGGGACGTTTATACGTTTTCAGTCGCGATCCCGATTATGGTTGGACACCCACCCGTCGTAAACTGCTGCAGCTAGTGGCCGATCAAACGGCGGTGGCTATAGCTAATAATGAATTAACGATCGAATTACGGGCCAAGGAACGTCAGGATCGAGAGTTAGAAATCGCTTCCGAAATCCAAAATCGTCTTTTACCCCGGCAATGTCCGAAAATTCAGGGGGTAGAATTGGCAGCCCACTGCAAAACTGCTAATCGCGTTGGTGGCGATTATTATGATTTTATCCCCTGCAACTACGATCAATTTAAACCGGCAACGGAGGCGGAAATGGAAGCCAGTACCGCCCCTTGGAGTATAGTCATCGGTGATGTTATGGGTAAAGGTGTCCCGGCAGGATTATTGATGACCATGACCCGGGGAATGTTGCGAGCGGAAGTGTTAAATCGTCACTCCCCGGCCCAGATTTTGCGTCATCTCAATCGGGTTATGTATGCCGATCTCGATAATTCTCATCGTTTCGTGACATTATTTTATTCCGAGTATGATCCCCTGACGCAGCGTCTTGGCTACAGTAATGCTGCCCATTATCCCACCCTCTGGTGGCGAGCTAAACGGGGAGAGTTAGAGTCTCTCGACACGGAAGGAACATTAGTTGGTTTAGAGGCCGATTCTATCTATGATGATGCCCAAGTGCAATTAGAAGCGGGAGATACGCTGATTTATTATACCGATGGCTTTACCGATGCAGTCAACTCGAAAGGGGAAAGATTTGATCAGAAAAATTGGCTATCGGCAGTTAAAGAAGCCTGTCAACAGTACACCGATCCCGAACAAATTCTCGAATATTTATTTGGGACAGTTGCCGCTTTTACTGGGTTGGAAAGTGACGGTAGCGACGATATGACTTTAGTAGTTATGCGAGTGAAATCGGAGGAGTAA
- a CDS encoding primary-amine oxidase translates to MLKKYSWWRPLTILFVISCGVILIFGKTFAQSPGISHPLDPLTENEIKMAVTVVKKDKSLTEFARFPNISLQEPDKQTVLNFKKGDAIARQAFLVILEPRLNKTYEAIVDTKASKIISWQEVSTGQPPLLDEEYEILDQVAKADLRWQEAMKKRGIADFENVIIDGWAPGMMSEKEQASGKRLIRGITYYKGKDRSNYYGAPIEGLSVTVDLNNRQVFEVQDTGIIPFSKANFDYDEKTLSPLQKALKPLRIRQPQGTTFQIKGNEVSWQNWKFRYLMHPREGLVLYLVTYNDNGKDRMILYRAGLSEMLVPYSNTSREWAVRSAFDVGEYRFGWLSTPLDKGNDVPENTVLLNALFADDNGEPYIGKNLIGIYEKDAGILWRHYDFNTETFEGRRARQLVVSTVAAIGNYDYGINWIFHEDGTLEQRSDLTGIMLAKATPNLTNSHEHGDKFGTLVAANVEAINHQHFLNFRLDFDVDGVKNSVTEMKVSTRSPEKNPFGNAFTMSERNLQQESEAIRDVNLAESRAWMVMNKNQKNSLGMPTSYMLMPSTNSIYYPNFQADSHQRGEFATHHFWATRYKANELYAAGDYPNQGKKGRGLPQYTADNESLDNEDLVIWYTYGVTHIPRPEEWPIMTVHPAGFKIMSWGFFDQNPVLNVPKNNLETSSN, encoded by the coding sequence ATGCTGAAAAAATACTCATGGTGGCGGCCACTGACGATTTTATTTGTAATCAGCTGCGGAGTGATCTTAATTTTTGGGAAAACTTTCGCCCAATCCCCAGGGATTAGCCATCCTCTCGACCCCCTCACAGAAAATGAGATTAAAATGGCGGTAACTGTGGTGAAAAAAGACAAATCCCTGACGGAGTTCGCCAGATTTCCTAATATTTCTTTACAAGAACCCGATAAGCAAACTGTTTTAAACTTTAAAAAAGGAGATGCTATTGCTCGTCAGGCTTTTTTAGTAATTCTGGAACCCAGACTGAATAAAACCTATGAGGCTATTGTCGATACCAAAGCGAGTAAAATTATCTCATGGCAAGAAGTATCGACAGGACAACCACCATTGTTAGATGAAGAATACGAAATTCTCGATCAAGTAGCTAAAGCTGATCTTCGTTGGCAAGAAGCTATGAAAAAACGCGGGATTGCTGACTTTGAAAACGTCATCATTGATGGTTGGGCCCCTGGGATGATGAGCGAGAAAGAACAAGCATCGGGAAAGCGCTTAATTCGCGGGATTACTTACTATAAAGGCAAGGATCGCAGTAATTATTATGGCGCACCGATCGAAGGTTTATCGGTGACGGTAGATTTAAATAATCGCCAAGTATTTGAAGTGCAAGATACTGGTATTATACCTTTCTCAAAAGCCAATTTTGATTACGATGAAAAAACCCTTTCACCCCTTCAAAAAGCCCTAAAACCTTTAAGAATTCGACAACCGCAAGGGACAACTTTTCAGATTAAGGGTAACGAAGTTAGCTGGCAAAATTGGAAATTTCGTTATCTCATGCACCCAAGAGAGGGGTTAGTTCTTTATCTAGTTACCTACAATGATAACGGTAAAGATAGAATGATTTTATATCGTGCAGGACTGTCAGAAATGCTAGTTCCCTACTCCAATACCTCGCGAGAATGGGCGGTTCGTAGTGCTTTTGATGTGGGAGAATATCGTTTTGGTTGGCTATCTACTCCCTTGGATAAAGGTAATGATGTTCCCGAAAATACTGTCTTGTTAAATGCCTTGTTTGCTGATGATAATGGGGAACCTTATATCGGGAAAAATCTTATCGGTATTTACGAAAAGGATGCGGGAATTCTCTGGCGACATTATGATTTTAACACGGAAACTTTTGAAGGTCGCCGCGCCCGTCAATTAGTAGTTAGTACCGTGGCTGCTATTGGTAATTATGACTATGGAATTAACTGGATTTTTCATGAAGATGGTACTTTAGAACAGCGCAGCGATTTAACGGGAATTATGTTAGCTAAAGCGACTCCTAATCTCACTAATTCTCATGAGCATGGCGATAAATTTGGGACATTAGTAGCGGCAAATGTGGAAGCAATTAATCATCAGCATTTCTTAAATTTTCGTCTCGATTTTGATGTGGATGGGGTTAAAAATTCTGTTACTGAAATGAAGGTTTCTACCCGATCACCAGAAAAGAATCCCTTTGGTAATGCCTTCACTATGTCAGAAAGAAATCTTCAGCAAGAATCCGAGGCAATTCGTGATGTGAATTTAGCTGAAAGTCGCGCTTGGATGGTAATGAATAAGAATCAGAAAAACTCCCTAGGAATGCCGACAAGTTATATGTTAATGCCATCGACAAATTCAATTTATTATCCCAATTTCCAAGCAGATTCTCATCAACGGGGTGAATTTGCTACCCATCATTTTTGGGCAACTCGTTACAAAGCGAACGAGCTTTATGCAGCGGGAGATTATCCCAATCAAGGCAAAAAAGGCCGAGGTTTACCGCAATATACTGCTGATAATGAATCTCTCGACAATGAGGATTTAGTTATCTGGTACACCTACGGTGTTACCCATATTCCTCGTCCCGAAGAATGGCCAATTATGACCGTACATCCGGCTGGTTTTAAGATTATGTCTTGGGGTTTCTTTGACCAAAATCCTGTTTTGAATGTCCCGAAAAATAACCTAGAGACTTCTTCTAATTAA